The following proteins are co-located in the Capsicum annuum cultivar UCD-10X-F1 unplaced genomic scaffold, UCD10Xv1.1 ctg46716, whole genome shotgun sequence genome:
- the LOC124892400 gene encoding aquaporin TIP1-3-like: protein MMQEVTAHPPASPWHAVLYEIILTFLLVYTYYATTLDPKRGKMGIIGPIAIGLICSANILSGGTAFGAAMNPAMSFCQAVISKIWTNHWVYWLGTFVGGAIAGCTLSNIWNHISEKLSSEHVWRKMLKKVMQLMKTKIMIHHMVVTSEASSMKLRMIQLASPDSIVNSSSMANPVVIPINDPRDRA, encoded by the exons ATGATGCAGGAAGTAACAGCACACCCTCCAGCATCACCATGGCATGCAGTTCTTTATGAGATAATATTGACTTTCTTGCTTGTTTACACATATTATGCAACTACACTTGATCCCAAGAGGGGTAAAATGGGAATTATTGGCCCAATTGCAATTGGTCTCATATGTAGTGCCAACATCTTGTCTGGTGGTACTGCTTTTGGTGCAGCAATGAATCCTGCTATGTCCTTTTGTCAAGCTGTGATTAGTAAGATATGGACCAATCATTGGGTCTATTGGCTTGGTACATTCGTCGGTGGTGCCATTGCTG GATGTACCCTCTCAAACATATGGAATCATATATCGGAAAAACTATCGAGTGAACATGTGTGGAGGAAAATGCTGAAGAAGGTCATGCAATTAAtgaaaacaaagattatgatTCATCATATGGTAGTCACCAGCGAAGCCAGTTCAATGAAGCTCAGGATGATCCAGCTAGCAAGTCCTGATTCAATTGTGAATTCAAGCAGTATGGCAAATCCTGTAGTGATTCCGATAAATGATCCAAGAGATCGAGCATGA